A part of Aegilops tauschii subsp. strangulata cultivar AL8/78 chromosome 2, Aet v6.0, whole genome shotgun sequence genomic DNA contains:
- the LOC109757264 gene encoding E3 ubiquitin-protein ligase At1g63170, whose amino-acid sequence MSSSRGDALLDSAPLLGGGAGGGQRRGNALRRPSLRGAARLLRRSGRRAMREPSMLVREAAAEHLEERQADWAYSRPVVALDLLWNISFITVAAVVLVLSRNEKSPMPLRTWVAGYALQCVVHMVCVAVEYRMRRSQRGGAPAPADEERGSDGSSSSSDEDASEHHLRGRDTDYVSLAKHLESANTMFSFIWWIIGFYWISAGGEEVIRDAPQLYWLCIVFLAFDVFFVVFCVALACIIGIAVCCCLPCIIAILYAVSDQEGASEDDIRQIPKYKFRRMDEPEKDSADATESSGGIMIECGTNQPIEKALAAEDAECCICISAYDDGAELRELPCGHHFHCACIDKWLHINATCPLCKFSIRKGGSSSGSEEV is encoded by the exons ATGTCCAGCAGCCGCGGCGACGCGCTCCTTGACTCGGCGCCGCtgctcggcggcggcgccggcggggggCAGCGTAGAGGCAACGCGCTCCGCCGGCCGTCGCTGCGCGGCGCCGCGCGCCTGCTGCGCCGCAGCGGGCGGCGTGCGATGCGGGAGCCGTCGATGCTCGtgcgggaggcggcggccgaGCACCTCGAGGAGCGGCAGGCGGACTGGGCCTACTCCCGCCCCGTCGTGGCGCTCGATCTCCTCTGGAACATCTCCTTCATCACCGTCGCCGCCGTCGTGCTCGTGCTCAGCCGCAACGAGAAATCCCCCATGCCGCTCCGGACCTGGGTCGCCGGCTACGCCCTGCAGTGCGTCGTCCACATGGTCTGCGTCGCCGTCGAGTACCGGATGCGCCGAAGCCAGCGCGGCGGGGCCCCGGCGCCCGCCGACGAGGAGAGGGGCAGCGACGGCTCGTCCTCGTCTAGCGACGAGGATGCCAGCGAGCACCATCTTCGTGGTCGCGACACCGATTACGTCAG TTTGGCAAAGCATCTGGAGTCTGcaaatacaatgttctccttcaTATGGTGGATAATTGGATTTTACTGGATATCTGCCGGGGGTGAAGAGGTTATCCGTGATGCACCTCAACTATACTG GCTTTGCATAGTCTTCCTGGCGTTTGATGTGTTCTTTGTTGTTTTCTGTGTCGCTCTGGCTTGCATTATTGGTATTGCCGTTTGTTGCTGCCTCCCTTGCATTATAGCAATTCTGTATGCTGTCTCTGATCAG GAAGGAGCATCTGAAGATGATATTCGCCAAATTCCGAAATATAAATTCCGTAGGATGGATGAACCTGAAAAGGATTCTGCTGATGCCACTGAGTCTTCTGGTGGAATAATGATAGAGTGTGGCACCAACCAACCTATAGAGAAAGCACTTGCAGCTGAAGATGCA GAGTGCTGCATTTGCATTTCAGCATACGATGATGGTGCAGAGCTGCGTGAACTCCCTTGTGGCCACCATTTCCACTGTGCCTGCATTGACAAGTGGCTGCACATCAACGCAACATGCCCCCTGTGCAAGTTCAGTATCCGGAagggcggcagcagcagcggtAGCGAGGAAGTATAA